CTACGATATTCTTGGCTATATTGTTCATTACACAGGCTGAAATAGCAAGTGATCGAGAACTTAGGCTTCTAGATTAGGTTCCTCCTTTAAAACATCATCAAGCCTCTGCCTCTTGTTTTGTGTATACTTCGATGTCAATGTTGATCCTTGTTTTGCCACATCCAAAAAGTCCTCCAGGCCACTAGTCAAGGTAAACTTTGATGTCAAGGAAGCTCCAAGGAGGCTCAAGGCCTGTACCACAAAGGAGGGGAGAGAAAAGAAGGAAGATCAGAGATGTtgaaaacaagaagaaaaaaaaaggcttaaataagtttttggtccctaacgttTACCATATGTTTGGCATTGGTCCCTcgtcggagtaaaggtgggctttagtccctaacctttgtcaaaaggtttggttttggtccctccggagctctcggtcaacgccggagctccggtggctcATGTGACATTGTCACATCAGATTAATGAACATgatgtgaaattttttttatttccaatTAAAATTAacgaaaaaaatgaaattaacaattttttatAAACCCTTATTCATCACCATGTTCAACATTTCCATCATCATCTCCAACAAAAAAACCCAACCCAGAACCatcttcaacaacaaaaaaattccaTTCAACATTTTTCCTCCTTCCAGTTGATATCAACATGACCACATCCTATTAACTAAACATGACCACATCCTATTAAACCTGCCAAAATCCCCAGACCTCACGAAACAAAAAACCAGAGGGAGAAATTCATAAACCAGGTTTAAGATGTATCAAACTCGACAAGAGCATCCAAAAAAGAAGCACTCTACCACATCAAAAGGATCATGAAGTATTCCCATCACACAATCAGAAATGATTCGAGACCCTCCAAAAGCACTACTCCCAACAGAGAATCGAAAACTTGCAAAGCAATAATCCAGAATTATAGACACTGCAGACAAAGAATTGGGTTTCCAAGCCACTCTGCTACAGATCTGGAACACCGTTTGATGGTCGATGGCTGCACCGTTTGGAGGTGACGGCGGTGTGTTGGTGGTGGCTCTGGTAGAAGAAGGGTTGGGGAATGAGAAATTAGGTTTTGGGCTCAGGTAGTCAAAGGGGATTAAGAATTTAATTAGAtatctttttttaattaattagtttttttaaaaaaaaaaaaattaacacctGACCTCGTTAATCTcacgtggcaatgccacatgggccaccggagctccggcgttgaccgagagctccggagggatcaaaaccaaaccttttgataaaggttagggactaaagctcacctttactccggcgagggaccaatGCCAAACatatggtaaaggttagggaccaaaaacttatttaagccgaaaaaaaatgataaatgtaGTAAGTAATAACAGTAACCTTACCTCTGCTTCCCCAATGGTCAACACCTTCACTTCAATATCATCAAGGGGAAGGTTTAATTCTTTCAAATATGAATAGCAAGAAATAGCAGACAGTAGTTTCACTTTTAGATCATCTCCTACACCATATAATGCTGGTCTCTTCACAAATCCCACAACACCTTCTTTCAATCTGTTGGGGGATCTCGGGTCCAGCGCGGTCAAGGTTCTTGGATTGTAAACTAATCCCCTTGATTTAGAAATAACTCCTCCCTCTATTGTTACTACTTGATCTACATTTCCTTGATACTTTACATAAACCGTCCTTGTTTTTCTTGTATCAGCAGTACCATAATAATAGCTAGGGGGTTCTACATCAGGAATGTTGAGAGGCTGATTTGGACAACCAAACTGCAGTGCCAATCCAGGATTGAGTAATAAAGGATGCGAGTCTGTACACCATGAAGAGTCCAAGGTTTCCACGCTCATATACAAGTTATCAACACATCCAACAAAAGAGTTACCACCCAAAAGCTTTACAACGGACCCTAATGGTATGGTAAGAAAGCTAAAAATGAAGTCAACAAAATCTTCATTGGCTTCGGCAAAGATTATCTTGTTCTGAGATTTACTTCGCACTACCTTAACATCCATTTTACTGTCATCAGTCTTAGGCCTTGCCCTAACTGCTGATGCAAACTGGTGCAGTGGGTCATCTTTCTTCTTAGAGTCACATCCCAAAATTGCATTGGTTAGAGGCTCATGAGAGGTTAAGGCATACTTGAGGATCTTCAATATCTAAACATTAAGTTGACAGAAGGGAACTTTTAGTCAAGATAACAAACAAACCACATCTGTTTAACTCtccatttctcttttttttttatgtttttttatttcactaATAAGATGAAATCACATGATGAACATACAAGATGTTAAAACCATACAATAATAGTATGACAAAGTCTCACAAGTAATCCTTCATAATATTGAGAGTGACCACTAACTAACTGATGTTCACCCATCTCCTTTATAGTAACACCAAGAAATTTAGAAGCAGTTTATGCCGAGACATGAACGCTTAGATCCTATGTCAAATAACAATTctctttttttataggcaaatgttagtgattagttgttagtaagttagaaaattccTTCAAATTTATCTTCCTGGATTCGAACCCTAACCCttgaccttcccctccccaacccttatgtcctatagctcttaccacttgcgCTAATTCTCGGGGACATATCAAATAACAATTCATTAGTTTTCTAAAGTAAAACAAACTTCATGTTATGGGGTACACGAAATAGAGTTTCTGATAGAATTACCTCGTGCTTGCCAATATTTTGTGTGATTTCCTCCAATTGAGTCAAGTCTGAATACCCCATTTTCAGCAGCAGCGGCACAGAGTTCACAAAAGAATTAGGCACAATCTTCAAATCATCAAAGACCAGAAACGATGTCTCATTTTGTTTCACAAAGACTCCACCTTTGGCTTCCACACTACCCGGGGAATCCAAATTATGGGGTTCTCTAACGGGTTTTCCACAGGTACAAACCAGGTTGGGAAAAGTAGTGAACTTGTCACAGGAACCGCACACATAAACCTTCCTTGCGGGCTCTGTGTCATCAACATTCAAAACCAGCTTCGAGCAAAGCGCTTCACAGGGGTTCCGGGGACGCAGCAGCATCTGCTTGCAGACAGGGTTCCATACATCGTTAGGGGAGAGATTCTGGACGCTTTGGTAGAGATTGTTGATGCTGCTAGGGAACGGTGGCTCTGGGAGCTGTTGatcgttgttgttgttgctgttcgtggtggtggtgacaaGGCGAGTGATGGTGCCGAGTGGAAGGGACAGAAAACTGAAGAGGGTGTCGACGAAGTCGTTGGTTGCTTCAACTGCGACAACTTTGTTGGTTTGTTTGTCGAACAAGATTTTGATGGGAAGGGTTTTTGTCTCTTGTGGCTGCGATTGGGAAGCCATGACACACACATGCAGAAGCACAAACCTAAATTGGCGTGGCTCTTTCAAAACATTATTTATTTTGGTGCATACTAGGATACCTCAACGTTTACTCAGGTATGATACAGAAATAAGTTAGGGTATGACGTGGACCAATTAGAAAGGTGCATGTGGCAAggaatttattttttgttatttcattttttaataaccgaaaaagggaaaaagaaattaaGTTAACCTTAGTTAACCGAAGTTAACCCAAGGTGGCAGATAGTCAGAGTTGAATGACTACTCCACTTTTCACCTTCCCAACATTTTCAAAGTTCAAAGTCACCTTCGCTGAGAAGCTTTATCTTCCCGGAGAAGCTCTACTGTTTCCAAGCAAAGACCAAGCTCAGTGCAACTCCGCCGGTCCTTCGTCTCACTCTTTCAAGGTACCGCTTAGTTCTTCGTCTCACTCTTTCCCTTTCCCCTCTCTTCCTCCTTTATCGTTACgtttttcagtttcagtttaaGTTTTCCGTTTTGTATCTGATGTCGGTTTCCATTTACttttggtttttgttttgtttacatGCTTTGGTTCGTGTCTTGTTCGTGAAGggattttagggattttgtGTTGCATGTTGATATTGTTGCGGTGTTTGCCCATGGGTTCAGTGTTTGAGGTTTTGTTTTTCGATTATAGGTTTAATCCAATCTTTGTTGATATGGGGTTAATGTTGGcatattgaataaaaaaaattcaacggAATTTTGATCTGGGATAGGGTTTGTGGTTGGTAATCTCTTTgacttttctcttttgttttttggttgagGTTTTTCtctgttgttgatgttgttgtttaCAGATATGACATATGTTCAGGATTGGTAATGTGTATGACATATGCttgttgataattttttttttgattcatAAGTGGCTTGTTTTGTCCATTCTGTTGATATCTTTTAGGTGATTTAATCTacctaaatttttttattgtgaaGCAATGGATCCCTATCCCTGTGGTTGTTCCTCTCGTAGAAATGCCCCAAGGTTTTCAATCCCTATAAAACTGGGAGATTTTAACATGAGATTGCCAAAGGTTTTTTATGaaagtaagaaaaatgaaattaagaATGAGGTGCAGCTGACTGATCCTATGGGAAACTGTTTGAAGATGAAAGTTGTTGTGGGGCCGTCTGGAGGGATTCTTTTTGAGGCTATTCCTATATTGGTTTCATTTTATGGTCTTGAAAAAGATCATGATATGGTTTTCATACATCAAGGGGGGAATAGGTTCAAAGTTGAAATTTatgatgaaaatagaaaacattTCCCGTATCCAAATCATAGTGAAAAAGGGAAGAACAAAACACCAACTGTTTCCCCTTCTCCGAATCCCCCAACCCCAGAGGTTATATACTTGAGTTCTGACAATGAGGAAGAGGTTGTGGCTGTGGCTGTGGCTGAGGAAGAGGTTGTGGCTGCTGAAGAGGTTGTGGCTGCGGAAGAAGTTGCTGCACCTGGCCAAGCTCAAAATGGAATTCAGACCTTTGAGAAGAATGTGACTAGTTCTCTTGCTGGTGGTGGTCAGACTGTGGTAAGCATCGATGTTTGTATTTTTTAGATAGATGCTTTTAGTATATGTATATGTCTCTCTAATGCGactttttactttatttttttcagGCATTGCCACGGTCATATGTCCGTGGCCACCTTAGACAGAACTGGCAATCTGTTttattgaagaatgaaggggaTGAAGAGTGGTACATTTGCAAGCTCTGTTGGAGGACGAGGAATGGAAGAATTACGGATTGCCATCTTGGAGATGGGTTTTACAAGTTTGTCACTGACAACTCTTTAGCCGAACACGACCGGCTGGTTTTCAGAACTGTTAATGGGTCCAATAACATTCTGCATGTTAGGATTGAGCGCCATAATGGCAATGGTGCCAATGGCAATTAGATTAGTAGTTTTGTGGCCATGATTTCATGTTGAGGACAAATGATGTTTTCTATTGCACTGTTTATGTTTAGCGCTGGTTGAACATGCTTTGCTTAAAATAAGTTTTATATTTTACTGCTTATGCTTATGCTTTAATATTTGTTTTGCCtttgttaattttaattatgttattatttcaattttttgtagTTAAAGAAATGGCCTCCCAATCCTTTACTTCCCCTAGATCTGGAAATTTTGTGAATGATGGAAGGCGTTGCAAGAGTGGTGTTTATCCTACCCTTAAAACGTCATGGACTAAGTTCAACTATGGGCGCACATTTTATCAATGCCCTACTGGGGTATATAAACTAATTTGTCCGGACTATACTTTGTGTTAGTTGAAATTCTTGATCTTAGTTTAAGTTCAATGTGTAGGGGTGCAATTATTTTGATTGGGCTGAAGCTCCTACTCAAGCTGTGGATGAAGTACCTCAAGTTAACCATTCTACTGTGAGTAATTCACAAAGTATCAGGGAGACCAGTGCTCAGATTGAGGAAGCCACTTTGAAAGTTTTGCTGGCTGATGCAAAGAGGAGGGAGGAAGCTTATGAGCAGGTTATTAGGGGCACTTGGGTCTTTGCTTTCGTTTGTATTGTGCTTGTGATTGTTGCAATAGGTTTTGCAAGCAAAATGGGTTAAGTTGAAGTGTCTGAAATGTAGTACGTATTTAAGACTTGAACCTTATGTTTCATGTTTCTATGTAGCTTCTATGTAATGCACTACATTGGTCCATAACTATAATTTATGCTATCATGAAGTTTGGTATGGAAACATCTAATGTATAAGCATGATTATATTATGTAGTttttaattgttatttctttaaaaaaaagattagtgcatgatataaattataataaaataagtttAGAAGTAAATTGAATTGAGTCTTTAAATCCAATAAGACTTGAACTACATTGCTCCATAACTATAATTTATGCTATCATGAGGTTTGGTATGTAAACATCTAATGTATAAGCATGATTATGTCATGTagtttttaattgttttttctttaaaaagatTAGTGCATGAtataaattgaaataaaataagtttAGAAGTAAATTGAATTGAGACTTGAACTACATTGCTCCATAACTATAATTTATGCATCTATGTATTCTATGTAATGATCGATCCTATATCATGCACACAACAAATCCACTCAAAATAGTTATCCATTTCCATATGGAGCTATAAAATTATGGAAATCAAATTCATGCTAAAATAATAAGACTTCTTTTTAAGTCTAAGCTAAATAAAACAGCAGCAGAATATTCATGCACAGAGCCAAATTCATCCATGAAATAAAACCTGAAGGCCACCAAAACCAAATGGCACCTCAGACATTAAAGGGTTAAAGGTTCCCAACATCCAGCAAGATGAGAAAATAATGGCACACAGGCCAAAGTTGTCCAAGAGAAAATTTAAATTACAATCACAAAATCATGGGGGCAGGCATTATAGACAGAGTTCAAAAAAAcatgcaccaaagctaaacagcAGCTTTCTCCCCATCCTCAAAACATGCACAACTTTGCAAAAGCAGGTCAATTCTTCCTAGTGAACGCCGACTTAACAAGGGTCCCATAGTTGTCAAAGGACTTCCTTATCAAGACATCCTGCATCTCGTTGAAAGGGTGGAGAGCAAGCTGCAATGCCAGTGTCAAGCGAGTTCCATTGTTAACCTGCAAAAAAGACATACATTGATCACAATTCTGTAGCCACTTCTCAAAGCTTCATAGCACAATTGTTAAAGTTTTAGAAAAGTAACCTGAAGATTGTAACCACTTCTCATACTGTCCTTCATCCAACATGCGACCCAAATGCCACAATCATTTCTACATACAAAATTAAGCAACAAAGAGCTTATAATGAGAATTCCCCTCAAATCCTACAATCCCACATCAAATCCCAACAGTCTAAAATGATAAGGGTTTAGAGGTCAAATGCACTTACGAATTAGCTCTCTGCACTGGCAGTCCTGGTGGTATGACAACCCTAAACAAGGAGCAGCGTGGCCTTGGAGTTGTTTCAAACTGGTAGAATGTGCTGTCCCTAAGCATGATCTCCATGTAGAGTGCCTGAATGAATGCAGTTTGAATTAGTGTAGCTTAAATAATAATCACATGTACATGAATCAGTaaaatgggaaaaaaatagATGTGAAGACTTACAACTAACTTAGCATCTGTTATCCTATATTCCAGCCTATCAGGTTGAGGGAATGAGTCTAACAAGACTATTTCTTGCTTTTCAAAATCAAAGACAATCAAGTACCAGTGCTCGTTGTTGTCATTCATCGGCACAAACACCTAACATAATGTCAAAACATTAATTTGATAGATAGATTTGCATAACATAGATAGATAGAACAACTAAATTGGAATTATTGTGAGGTAACAAACTTTTGTCAACGTTTCAATCTTTCCCATGAAGGTTCTTTGCTGATGGGTAATCATGCTTCGGGGATGGGTTGTCCAGCCAAGGATGTATTGCTGTCAATTAGAAAAGGTCAGGTTTGCTAATGCATGGAATAATATAACCTAAACTAACATTTCTACTGCAGAGGGAAAACTTACAGACAAGTACGTAGGCAAGAACCAAGTGGTTTGATTCTTGTTGAAGGCTCTTTCAGAGTAGGTTAACATGCAGGCACTCAAGTTTAGGATCTCTTGATCAAGACACCTTCTGGGCTTCAAGAATTGCATAATGCGACGAGTACCATCGACATTATTCAGGATTGGTTTGATAAGTGTCTCCTTGCTGTgttagaaaataataaatattaaaaattttatactaaaagatatatattgtaaacgaaaaattattaaagtaaTCTACTATCTACCTCTCTGCACTTCCAGCAGTACATCTCTTGAAGATATAACAAGCCACAGCAGCCTCGATGTAGCTCAGGGACTCTGTCACAGCAGGTCCAAACTGACTAAGCAGCCACTGATTCAAAGACAAATACAGTAGTCATGGTAtgctaaaattaaataatattcattGATATATCGAGAGGGTCATAAAGAACTTACAGATGGAATATATAATGGATCAATGGGAGGGACTGGAGTGCACAAAGGAGTGTTGTCATTTGGCTTGAATGAAGGAGTTGTTGTCTTGGTGGGATCAATGTCATTTGCCTTAAAGGAAGGGGCAGCTGTCTTGGTGCCCAGTGGAACAGGGTGTATTGTTTGAAACTCAGATGGAGAGAAAAGCTTTTTCACCAGACCACTTACATCTGTGGGTTTAGCTTTGTCATTTGTTGGGTTTGTCTTGAAGAATTTGTGAAGGATTTCTTCAGTTGCTGCTGTCCTGAGAGAGTACTTTGGGGTGATAACATATTCAGATCCTGGTGAGACCGGTTTGCCTGGGGTGACTGGATGAGAATTGATGGTGTACTGGCTGCACCAAGCATTTGTTAAGAACCCAACAGCATGCATGAGCTTGTTGACATCTTCCTTCAATGAAGTCACTGTCTTTAGAACATCCTGCACATGGTTGTCAGAAATAATGAAAAAAGTTACTGCAGGGTGGCCATAAATAATGAACAATGAATAAGGTGTGAATTGAGTCACAGTCAGACATCATTACGAGAGAAATACCACCACTCACCCTCAAccagaaaaggaaattttcattttctctcactcacTCAGTTATGACAAACAAAAGGATGTTATGAAGTTGTGAGCAAAGGACAAAAATTATCAGCAAATAAAGGTTGGTGCCATGAAGGTTGTCAGCAAAGTACTGTGAAAATGAAGTTATTAGTGCCACATAGGACAACAATTAGCCACATGCTTGTGCCACATGACAAAAGTTTGAAAATTTCAGAATGGCACAAAAACTGTGAAGACCAAAAAGTCAGGGAAAAGAATCTGCTTCATAAGTAAATGACAAACAAGCCACATCTTTATACacaaatgaagaaaatgaagaataaAGGGAATAAATAAGTCAGGGTGCCATGAGTGAGTAAtggtctttcaaaaaaataaaataacagttGGACAGTGCACACACACATGACCGAAACCCTAAAAGTTGCTTTTGGACACAACACAGTATGTCATATATCAGACAAAAGCGCATAAGAAAAGAATCAGCGACATAAAATAATCAAAACCCTAAACGAAACCTCCTTTTGACCTTTGCATCAAAAAAACCCTTTTGACTTCGCGTTGGACTTAACAATAAAATACCAACTTCAGTGATGTGGAAGATTTGTGGTGCATTTGTTGGGTTTATGCCAAAACCACAAATAAAAACTCCAGTTAAAGCAAAATATTTTGGGTTTAAGACCAAAATCTAAACCGGAACAAAATATACAACAGAAACcctaaatattttccttaaaaatcTCTACTTTAACATACCTTTTCACTTGTACTTTCCTTCTCCGTACAGATCTCCGGAACAGGCGGTGTGGGTTCATCAGCGTGGGGAACATTGGCTTTCATGTCACACCGGCTTCAGCAACCATTTcatgaatgaaaaaaaagaacACAAATTAGAAAACCACTGTGTTTGATGaaactaaaccctaaacaaaCAAATGAAACCCAGTTGCGAACAAACCTTGAAGAGATGGTAACGATTGACGGCTTCTTCACTGGCCTGTCTGAATGGATTGAAAGGGTAGGGTGGGTGCGATACTTGAAGGGGGATGTGGTGGACTCAACATCTCGAGTCCTTCTCTTCCTCGTCGTCATTCTCCTCGGGGTGTTTCCTCTTCCAACCATGGCGTTTCCGGCGGTTTTGGTGGTGGGTTTTCTGGAGAGAGGTGGGTTTCAAAACGTCTAGACACAATTCTAGAGCACCTTTATATAGACCTATCACGCTAGCTGGCATTGTTGACACCAAACGACTGCTTGGTTGATTAAAATTCACTAAAGAAAGCATTTGTAACTTGttggaatagagataaactctTCCCTTTCTGATTCAATGGTACCCTAATTCCAAATCCCAAGAAGTAAGCACTCATGACTTTCCCGCGTACCAACACATTGACATTGACAAAAGTAGGGGCACAACTGTCATTTCCGGTCAGGATATAGGGGCATAATGGTTAAAGTAGGCGATATAATAGGGGCGAAATCGCCCAAGTGTGGTGATGAATAGGGGCATACTCGCGAATTCAAGTACATGTTTGAACAGCTCATAATGGCCTTTCATATcttattttcctttattttcaaaaaattgcgTTGAAATCACCTAAACCCGCCATTAATTCATTTAAAAACTCAATTACTTAGATAAAAATAATCTATGTGTTGGAAATTAaaactaatttgtttttttaaagattGATGCATATATATTGAAaacgaaataaaaaaatattaatggtTAAATACTGAAAAATCATATATTATATGGTGCCATATTATATTAATTCAATTAATATTGATTCAATGAATATTGAatcatgaataaaaaaaatcaattttattcaaatttaagaacatatatttaatttaaaaaaaataacatatatttatgcactaaatattgaaattatttaaaatcataaaatgtAAGGTGAGGTTTGCTTTCGGGATCCCTCGGCACTTGTGATCCACACTGTAAGGTGAGGTTTGCTTTCGGGATCCCTCGCCACTTGTGAACATCAGGTTTTATTTCGGGATCCCTCGGCACTTGTGAACATCAGGTTTGCTTTCGGGATCCCTCGACACTTGTGATCCACACCGTAAGGTCAGGTTTGCTTTCGGGATCCCTCGGCACTTGTGATCCACACTGTAAGGTGAGATTTTCTTTCGGGATCCCTCGGCACTTGTGAACATCAGGTTTGCTTTCGGGATCCCTCGGCACTTGTGATCCACACCGTAAGGTGAGGTTTGCTTTCGGGATCCCTCGGCACTTGTGAACATCAGGTTTTATTTCGGGATCCCTCGGCACTTGTGAACATCAGGTTTGCTTTCGGGATCCCTCGACACTTGTGATCCACACCGTAAGGTCAGGTTTGCTTTCGGGATCCCTCGGCACTTGTGAACATCAGGTTTGCTTTCGGGATCCCTCGGCACTTGTGATCCACACTGTAAGGTGAGATTTTCTTTCGGGATCCCTCGGCACTTGTGAACATCAGGTTTGCTTTCGGGATCCCTCGGCACTTGTAAACATCAGGTTTGCTTTCGG
This portion of the Lotus japonicus ecotype B-129 chromosome 3, LjGifu_v1.2 genome encodes:
- the LOC130744016 gene encoding uncharacterized protein LOC130744016, which translates into the protein MASQSQPQETKTLPIKILFDKQTNKVVAVEATNDFVDTLFSFLSLPLGTITRLVTTTTNSNNNNDQQLPEPPFPSSINNLYQSVQNLSPNDVWNPVCKQMLLRPRNPCEALCSKLVLNVDDTEPARKVYVCGSCDKFTTFPNLVCTCGKPVREPHNLDSPGSVEAKGGVFVKQNETSFLVFDDLKIVPNSFVNSVPLLLKMGYSDLTQLEEITQNIGKHEILKILKYALTSHEPLTNAILGCDSKKKDDPLHQFASAVRARPKTDDSKMDVKVVRSKSQNKIIFAEANEDFVDFIFSFLTIPLGSVVKLLGGNSFVGCVDNLYMSVETLDSSWCTDSHPLLLNPGLALQFGCPNQPLNIPDVEPPSYYYGTADTRKTRTVYVKYQGNVDQVVTIEGGVISKSRGLVYNPRTLTALDPRSPNRLKEGVVGFVKRPALYGVGDDLKVKLLSAISCYSYLKELNLPLDDIEVKVLTIGEAEALSLLGASLTSKFTLTSGLEDFLDVAKQGSTLTSKYTQNKRQRLDDVLKEEPNLEA